acgtgtaaaatattttagagACGAATGTGATTTTTCGGCAAGGCAAGAACGGCATTGTAAAATAGTGTATAAGAACGTacgttgtataaattatttgtttcttgTGCGTGTTACGGACCATGGGGACAAAGTGATACATGGAAAAACTATACTTTTTTCCTACCACGCGTTAGACTATATTAATAACGAAGTAGCCCCGCAATGGGTGTTAGAATTTTATATCTTGTGATTGacagaaatgtgtatttttcaatatatttatattgaagAAGATTAAGAatatattttgattgatttaatattatttttctacatttatatacgtaatatatacaaGATAACAAACtgttatttaaaacaaattggTGTTATGAAATAGTAATATATATATCATATTATGCTGTAAATATCTGTAAAAGTATGTACATATGGATTCATGTATAAAATTACATCTGAAATTGCAATGTtgagaaatgtatatttattaattaatactaGGCAATGTGtagtttaagaaaattaattttttgtattagTAAATTTTAAcagaattatataatttatttattaagttataaaaatacattgttaaattacttttcttctattttcatattttctatgaatattgttaattacaaataaaatatttaaatatggatgtaatatactatttttgtttcttagCAGTCTCCAGTGctctatttattataatatctgcattttttctttcgtgtctccgtttcaaacgtttttttttcctcaGAACATTATTCCAATTAATTTGACTttgcatttttaaatttttattgtttacaaTTCCAGGAGTAATTTGAGACTCTAAAACTGAAACACTGAACTTTTGTGGTACTTTCTGAAGAGGAGGTATGACTTCCATTGAATCAATTCGCCAAGGAAGTAAACCAATTGGACAATCTATCCAAtgataattttctaaaaaacaTTTACATACATTCTTATATAATCTTTatagttaatatttttattaaatgaaaaagtaattttgtgTACTTACTAAGAGGTAATTTCCAATAAGAATTTCGAACCTTTTGATCAGTTAAAAAatgagatattttatttttagatttaTGTTGTTTGTTATCTACATTTATATGATCATTATGTTGATTACAAATATCTTTGAGAGTAAAAGTTTGTTCAAATTCATTGAAACTTCCGTCATTTGTTATGTTTCCTACTGCATAAATGTTCActaaatttaacaataattgtTTCCTTTCTTCATCTAGTTTTGGACTTATTAATTCCAACATGGGTGCAATGAATTTAATAGAAAACTCATTTgcgtttattataaattttaaaacaaaattcatGTCAGTTAAACAAGGTAACACtatatttgataaattaaaCCACAGAACATGTTTCAAGTGTGGATAATTATgatctgtttcttccttcactCTAAGTTCAAAAGTTTTTGGCGGTAACCTTTTTTGTGTCATTTCTAATTCATATTCTACAGTTTGAGATATAAAATGGGCAGCATTTAATTTCACAAAACAATAAAATATGGAACTTATCCATAAAGAAGCTAAATATCTTCTGTCTTTATTTACTTcttcattatttattaaattgagtaattttaaaagtaaTGTTTCCATCATTCCCTCTTCATACAATAAAAACACAATATCTTTCCAAAATTTCATCATATTTACTGGCAAAACATGATTTTCTAATTCATGTTCAGTAGTTTTCTCTTGAATAAAGATTGATAAAACATCTTTACTTGGTAAAAAAGCTTCTGAATTAAAAAGTGCATCACAAACTATATCCTTCTTATTAGGAATAGATTTTTTATTAAGATATCTAGAGACTTCAGATAAAAGAACAATTCTTGAGGTCactaatgtgtacttttcgtccTTTTGTATGTCATTACTAGTAACTTCTGCATGGTTATTTTTATTGCTTTCTTTGTCTTTGTTATTTTG
The Ptiloglossa arizonensis isolate GNS036 chromosome 3, iyPtiAriz1_principal, whole genome shotgun sequence genome window above contains:
- the LOC143144852 gene encoding uncharacterized protein LOC143144852 isoform X2 — its product is MEIKKFRMPKLPIGVDCTLSVIQVCLRDREWTPKINNGELPISYENDLCLMYSTTIMRFLNHISNIGHTKQTSLFQIAKQLNIPEWIVNLRHDTAHGYELPSIGLLRIAINILLTWLHEEYWAAEAKRMEECIVTVESIKEAQETDEIQEFSDLIELWTAVSLYIHVGYYLVSDIPDPQLKETLQDLRLYAIALLEQNNKDKESNKNNHAEVTSNDIQKDEKYTLVTSRIVLLSEVSRYLNKKSIPNKKDIVCDALFNSEAFLPSKDVLSIFIQEKTTEHELENHVLPVNMMKFWKDIVFLLYEEGMMETLLLKLLNLINNEEVNKDRRYLASLWISSIFYCFVKLNAAHFISQTVEYELEMTQKRLPPKTFELRVKEETDHNYPHLKHVLWFNLSNIVLPCLTDMNFVLKFIINANEFSIKFIAPMLELISPKLDEERKQLLLNLVNIYAVGNITNDGSFNEFEQTFTLKDICNQHNDHINVDNKQHKSKNKISHFLTDQKVRNSYWKLPLKNYHWIDCPIGLLPWRIDSMEVIPPLQKVPQKFSVSVLESQITPGIVNNKNLKMQSQINWNNVLRKKKRLKRRHERKNADIIINRALETAKKQK
- the LOC143144852 gene encoding uncharacterized protein LOC143144852 isoform X1, producing MALSVKQEDMKQVPWFSLTEWHQTYRQIYSNDTVDQTKAYEMLLVWKSRMPKLPIGVDCTLSVIQVCLRDREWTPKINNGELPISYENDLCLMYSTTIMRFLNHISNIGHTKQTSLFQIAKQLNIPEWIVNLRHDTAHGYELPSIGLLRIAINILLTWLHEEYWAAEAKRMEECIVTVESIKEAQETDEIQEFSDLIELWTAVSLYIHVGYYLVSDIPDPQLKETLQDLRLYAIALLEQNNKDKESNKNNHAEVTSNDIQKDEKYTLVTSRIVLLSEVSRYLNKKSIPNKKDIVCDALFNSEAFLPSKDVLSIFIQEKTTEHELENHVLPVNMMKFWKDIVFLLYEEGMMETLLLKLLNLINNEEVNKDRRYLASLWISSIFYCFVKLNAAHFISQTVEYELEMTQKRLPPKTFELRVKEETDHNYPHLKHVLWFNLSNIVLPCLTDMNFVLKFIINANEFSIKFIAPMLELISPKLDEERKQLLLNLVNIYAVGNITNDGSFNEFEQTFTLKDICNQHNDHINVDNKQHKSKNKISHFLTDQKVRNSYWKLPLKNYHWIDCPIGLLPWRIDSMEVIPPLQKVPQKFSVSVLESQITPGIVNNKNLKMQSQINWNNVLRKKKRLKRRHERKNADIIINRALETAKKQK